Proteins encoded within one genomic window of Flavobacterium sp. NG2:
- a CDS encoding DUF4268 domain-containing protein codes for MYSKAESQKIKREFWVTFAEKYPRKWVLYDTKIKDFSFKFYVDNKKAQVFIDIEHRSDEKRSAYFEKLVALKNILEEEFIKDLVFEKEYVLESGKTISRIWVEKLGVGFSNRNHWDTIFDFFFEKMNALELFYLEYDEFIKDIE; via the coding sequence ATGTACAGTAAAGCAGAAAGTCAAAAAATCAAAAGAGAATTTTGGGTCACATTTGCCGAAAAATATCCTCGCAAATGGGTACTTTATGATACTAAAATCAAAGACTTTTCTTTTAAGTTTTATGTTGATAATAAAAAAGCTCAGGTTTTCATTGATATTGAGCATCGAAGTGATGAAAAACGTTCGGCTTATTTTGAAAAATTAGTAGCCTTAAAAAACATACTCGAAGAAGAATTTATCAAAGACTTGGTATTCGAAAAAGAATATGTCCTTGAAAGTGGCAAAACTATAAGTCGTATCTGGGTAGAAAAATTAGGTGTCGGTTTTAGCAATAGAAATCATTGGGACACCATTTTTGACTTCTTTTTCGAAAAAATGAATGCTTTGGAGCTTTTCTATTTGGAATATGACGAATTTATTAAAGATATAGAATAG
- a CDS encoding DoxX family protein, whose amino-acid sequence MTNVKTLNKWANAHSYLTIDFVRIALGVFLFMKGVEFITNIQYLVDLISPIDKIGGGMFLVHYIAPAHMIGGIMIVFGLLTRWAIIAQLPILAGAVLVALMNDMATHNLLLAAVTLAICIFFLFYGSGKNSADYYFKMQQ is encoded by the coding sequence ATGACCAATGTAAAAACCTTAAATAAATGGGCAAATGCTCATTCTTATTTAACTATCGATTTTGTCCGAATTGCTCTAGGTGTATTTTTATTCATGAAGGGAGTTGAATTTATTACCAATATTCAATATTTAGTAGATTTAATATCCCCTATAGATAAAATTGGAGGCGGAATGTTCCTTGTACATTATATCGCACCAGCACATATGATTGGCGGAATAATGATTGTTTTTGGGTTACTCACTAGATGGGCAATAATAGCGCAACTACCTATTTTAGCAGGAGCGGTATTAGTAGCTCTAATGAATGATATGGCAACACACAATCTATTACTAGCCGCTGTTACTTTAGCAATTTGTATTTTCTTTTTATTTTATGGTAGCGGTAAAAACTCTGCCGATTACTATTTCAAAATGCAGCAATAA